A genomic region of Natrarchaeobaculum sulfurireducens contains the following coding sequences:
- a CDS encoding transposase produces MSEKTVVVVDQFTKRVGTVQRRGWYPIGSNPTIETSNSWKKVTVLGAVTDDGDSFYFWTEENLNRFHGIRLLEALKEKFGEELVVFLDRAGYFYARDLWEHVSGERATETVGDSSVACVRGDGLEVWYFPSKLPELNPVEGCWDQLNEWFKHRLIPDLPRLKQHLARGISQINEPNIWNYLCP; encoded by the coding sequence CTGAGCGAGAAGACTGTCGTTGTCGTTGATCAGTTCACCAAGCGAGTCGGGACGGTTCAACGACGTGGGTGGTATCCGATTGGCTCGAATCCAACAATAGAGACCTCGAACTCTTGGAAGAAGGTGACAGTGCTCGGCGCTGTCACCGACGACGGTGACAGCTTCTACTTCTGGACGGAAGAAAACCTGAACAGATTTCACGGGATTCGGCTGTTAGAAGCGTTGAAAGAGAAGTTTGGGGAGGAGTTAGTGGTATTTCTTGACCGGGCAGGGTACTTCTATGCACGGGATCTGTGGGAACACGTTAGTGGTGAGCGGGCGACCGAAACTGTCGGAGACAGTTCGGTCGCCTGCGTGCGTGGAGACGGCCTCGAAGTGTGGTACTTTCCGTCGAAACTCCCCGAGCTGAACCCTGTCGAAGGTTGCTGGGATCAGCTAAACGAGTGGTTCAAACATCGGTTGATCCCAGATCTCCCGAGGCTGAAACAACATCTAGCGAGAGGAATCTCACAGATCAACGAACCAAACATCTGGAATTATCTGTGTCCCTGA
- a CDS encoding IS630 family transposase yields the protein MGRLDDISIEELHELREQTEGEIPRERVLAAIGRKQGDKIATLAERHGVVEKTIRNWLDRFEEEPIEQAPYDDPRPGGPSKLTADEREQLEEALQQPPTELGYEHQAWSPKLLLHYVKEEFDVEYTESHARYLLHEAGLSWRTARPRNHEADPEEEAEFKETVEKNGPN from the coding sequence ATGGGTCGTCTGGACGATATCTCTATAGAAGAGCTTCACGAGCTTCGAGAGCAGACAGAGGGAGAGATTCCACGGGAGCGAGTGCTTGCGGCGATCGGCCGCAAGCAGGGCGACAAGATCGCGACGCTGGCTGAACGTCACGGGGTTGTCGAGAAAACCATCCGTAACTGGCTCGATCGGTTCGAGGAAGAACCGATCGAGCAGGCACCCTACGACGACCCTCGACCGGGTGGACCATCGAAACTCACCGCTGACGAACGCGAGCAGTTGGAAGAAGCTCTCCAGCAGCCACCGACCGAACTTGGCTACGAGCACCAAGCGTGGTCGCCAAAGCTTCTGCTTCACTACGTCAAAGAAGAGTTCGACGTTGAGTACACCGAAAGCCACGCGCGATATCTCTTGCACGAGGCCGGGCTGTCCTGGCGGACAGCGCGGCCTCGCAATCACGAAGCCGATCCCGAAGAAGAAGCCGAATTTAAAGAGACAGTCGAAAAAAACGGCCCGAACTGA
- a CDS encoding MBL fold metallo-hydrolase, giving the protein MRVSYQHANVHSGNESTLLRFTTEDGTRACVLIDAGDGVDVESMLGDDEYLNAILLTHAHIDHYRTLARNVQHSAPIYISPATATILEQALPEAQKDNDLGDISVALDALEPIDEWTSILPTLEARPVVAGHTPGAAGFVLRFCDENSSDDLLSGEQHLLVTGDFTARPCAGFPGLETAYPFDIDCVLLNVSSDDSYTTALNESLETVLERAFAGSRVVVATSSLTGVHYATILAHVATALERELPITIVGQAAKLYNALEYDELSVTPVEVFERSAEVLEAGGVTITGPESPTTGSSHRLLETIGGDPGALFLQLATGNGDGIPNTQCTTRSIRLCNHPTLETIDDVVRSLAPIEVVIKHARGDTLNRFQRRFDRCFTWGTNDQDVHRLYEDGRWNAPGWIAEATARRIRRRHWEAVQEQSLKADTTLDVNRREPITLEAEGVNLDALEATFARTAADPYASTDSDSVASDTETLPAETESLEEQSLEAELLARLDAIDAKLERSEETVRARVLSGEEGDHFLHLLDPAELEPGEIIELTLKTDPRSE; this is encoded by the coding sequence ATGCGTGTCTCCTACCAACATGCGAACGTTCACAGCGGCAACGAGTCGACGCTCCTACGCTTCACCACTGAGGATGGCACGCGTGCGTGTGTTCTCATTGATGCTGGCGATGGTGTCGATGTCGAATCCATGCTCGGCGACGACGAGTATCTAAACGCAATTTTGCTTACCCACGCACACATCGATCACTACCGAACACTCGCGAGAAACGTTCAACACAGCGCCCCGATTTACATCTCACCCGCGACGGCGACGATCCTCGAGCAGGCGTTACCTGAAGCCCAAAAGGACAACGACCTCGGCGACATCTCGGTTGCGCTCGACGCTCTCGAACCGATCGACGAGTGGACGTCGATACTCCCCACGCTCGAGGCCCGACCGGTCGTGGCCGGTCATACTCCTGGTGCTGCCGGATTCGTACTCCGATTTTGCGACGAGAACTCGAGTGACGACCTTCTCAGCGGCGAACAACACCTCCTCGTTACCGGGGATTTCACGGCGCGACCGTGCGCCGGGTTTCCAGGGCTCGAGACCGCGTACCCGTTCGATATCGACTGTGTGTTGCTAAACGTCTCGAGCGACGATTCGTACACGACCGCGCTCAACGAGTCACTCGAGACAGTGCTCGAGCGTGCGTTCGCCGGTTCGCGAGTCGTGGTCGCAACGAGTTCGCTCACCGGAGTTCACTACGCGACGATCCTCGCCCACGTTGCAACGGCGCTCGAGCGCGAGTTGCCGATTACCATCGTCGGGCAGGCCGCCAAACTGTACAACGCACTCGAGTACGACGAGCTATCGGTCACACCTGTCGAAGTGTTCGAGCGATCTGCGGAGGTACTCGAAGCTGGTGGCGTGACGATTACGGGCCCGGAATCACCCACAACCGGGAGTTCCCATCGACTGCTCGAAACAATTGGCGGCGATCCAGGAGCGTTGTTTCTCCAACTCGCGACAGGGAACGGTGACGGCATCCCGAATACCCAGTGTACGACGCGGTCGATTCGGTTATGCAACCATCCCACACTCGAGACGATCGACGACGTCGTCCGCTCACTCGCTCCGATCGAGGTCGTGATCAAACATGCAAGAGGTGATACGCTCAACCGGTTTCAACGCCGCTTCGATCGGTGTTTCACCTGGGGGACGAATGACCAGGACGTCCACCGACTCTACGAAGATGGGCGCTGGAACGCCCCTGGGTGGATCGCAGAAGCGACTGCGAGACGAATTCGAAGACGCCATTGGGAGGCGGTCCAGGAACAATCTCTCAAGGCTGATACCACGCTGGATGTCAACCGACGCGAACCGATCACTCTCGAGGCCGAAGGCGTCAACCTCGACGCCCTCGAGGCAACGTTTGCACGGACTGCGGCAGATCCGTATGCGTCGACGGACTCCGACAGTGTGGCATCTGACACTGAAACGCTTCCTGCAGAAACGGAATCACTCGAAGAACAGTCGCTTGAGGCAGAACTCCTCGCTCGACTCGATGCGATCGACGCGAAACTCGAGCGTTCGGAGGAGACAGTCAGGGCTCGTGTGTTAAGTGGGGAAGAAGGCGATCACTTTCTGCACCTTCTGGATCCGGCGGAACTCGAACCTGGGGAGATTATCGAACTAACGCTCAAGACAGATCCACGCAGCGAGTAA
- a CDS encoding IS5 family transposase, whose protein sequence is MSKISRFTGKVVSLAKSAVDGRGESAAPQGGGGFADYAVVSLHCLRIYLNKSYREALDLLSEIPQILAKIGLNAADLPDHSTLVKAFDRIKMAVWRVMLRLSAQLHGPSGHAAMDATFFDRENASKHHCRRTNYRVQTLKTTTLVDTASQAVPDVHCTTRKRHDTQIGWQLARRNAGELHSLAPDKGYDWQRLREKLREEGVRPLIKHREFRPIDHAHNARIDETLYGQRALSETVFSVIKRTLGDAVRARAWYREFREIVLMCVVYNIKRAINQ, encoded by the coding sequence ATGTCCAAGATTTCCCGCTTCACTGGGAAGGTCGTGTCGCTGGCTAAAAGTGCTGTTGATGGCCGAGGCGAATCCGCCGCCCCGCAGGGTGGCGGCGGATTCGCCGACTATGCCGTCGTTTCGCTGCATTGTCTGCGGATTTATCTGAACAAATCCTACCGCGAAGCGCTTGACCTCTTGAGCGAGATACCACAAATATTGGCTAAGATAGGCCTCAACGCGGCGGATCTCCCGGATCACTCGACGCTAGTAAAGGCGTTTGATAGGATCAAGATGGCAGTCTGGCGAGTGATGCTGCGCCTGTCGGCGCAGCTTCACGGCCCATCTGGTCATGCAGCGATGGACGCGACGTTTTTCGACCGCGAAAACGCGAGCAAGCACCACTGCCGACGAACGAATTACCGCGTGCAGACGCTCAAGACCACCACTCTCGTCGATACAGCATCACAGGCTGTCCCCGACGTTCACTGCACGACCAGAAAACGTCACGACACCCAGATCGGCTGGCAACTCGCCCGCCGCAACGCGGGCGAGTTACACAGCCTCGCTCCAGACAAAGGCTACGACTGGCAGCGCTTACGCGAGAAACTCCGGGAAGAGGGCGTAAGACCGCTGATAAAGCATCGAGAGTTCCGCCCCATCGATCACGCGCATAACGCGCGGATCGATGAGACACTCTACGGCCAAAGAGCGCTATCTGAAACCGTCTTCTCGGTGATCAAGCGCACGCTCGGCGACGCCGTGCGTGCGCGAGCCTGGTATCGAGAGTTCCGTGAAATCGTCCTGATGTGTGTCGTCTACAACATCAAGCGTGCCATCAACCAGTGA